A single genomic interval of Penicillium psychrofluorescens genome assembly, chromosome: 2 harbors:
- a CDS encoding uncharacterized protein (ID:PFLUO_002636-T1.cds;~source:funannotate), translating to MGSVIVNHVPSEYIDSHYKMVGGTANPSDSVYRHSPHSSQTPLQTARSTSASSNTTPTSTTAPPSTSTVGSARISAQSQHDLPAYISQQTPPDALAQPTSNIPTSSHPPASSMTSSQPLHAYPPHPSSSSTYNHATSMADPMDTEPDGGVQPSPASPRLRPMRSLAGSAANSPSSRIRVRSLSHIQSLASEEFLAQPPRSQVSGEASQDRQFEISSMPVTDIIEMVAGLLTKITTANDVHHERVHRHIPLPDGTSSLSPQATSVLAFHGKNVPSITILSYLTRIHKYCPTTYEVFLSLLVYFDRMTELVNRGKLKLVQRDFEPTTHADSPSATVQALETAAARQTQPSAMVTPPLSTRMAASDPNSPSVSPALYPQGEDENFSHFFVVDSFNIHRLVIAGVTCASKFFSDVFYTNSRYAKVGGLPLVELNHLELQFLLLNDFRLAIPVEELEAYGTMLVEFYAREVLTQQQQQQRPMDSSTTSTSTTTDSSDAMYMRSSDKPPRSHPGVGQTPTPP from the exons ATGGGCTCCGTTATCGTCAACCACGTGCCGTCGGAGTATATCGACAGCCATTACAAGATGGTGGGAGGCACAGCCAACCCCTCGGATTCCGTCTATCGCCATTCGCCGCACTCGTCGCAGACGCCGCTGCAGACTGCCCGCTCCACGTCGGCCTCCTCTAACACTACCCCCACCTCGACCACCGCCCCGCCGTCAACGTCCACTGTGGGCTCTGCTCGAATTTCTGCGCAGTCGCAGCATGATTTGCCGGCCTACATTAGTCAACAGACCCCTCCCGACGCTCTCGCTCAACCTACATCAAACATCCCGACCTCGTCCCATCCACCGGCCTCATCCATGACCTCATCCCAGCCCCTCCATGCCTACCCTCCAcatccttcctcctcctcgacgtaCAACCACGCGACCAGCATGGCAGATCCTATGGATACCGAGCCTGATGGCGGGGTGCAGCCGTCCCCTGCGTCACCGCGTTTACGACCGATGCGGTCACTCGCGGGCTCCGCGGCCAATTCTCCGTCAAGTCGCATCAGAGTGCGCAGTCTGTCACATATCCAAAGCCTTGCCAGCGAGGAGTTCCTGGCACAACCGCCTCGATCTCAGGTCTCGGGAGAAGCGTCGCAGGACCGGCAGTTCGAGATCAGCTCCATGCCGGTTACGGACATCATCGAAATGGTCGCAGGCCTTCTCACCAAGATCACCACGGCCAACGATGTGCACCATGAACGTGTCCATCGCCAtattcctcttccagacGGGACCAGCAGCCTCAGCCCGCAGGCCACGAGCGTGCTCGCGTTCCACGGCAAGAATGTCCCCAGCATCACCATCCTCAGTTACCTCACCCGCATCCACAAATATTGCCCGACCACATACGAAGTGTTCCTGAGCTTGCTGGTCTACTTCGACCGCATGACCGAGCTTGTCAATCGTGGAAAGCTCAAGTTGGTCCAACGTGACTTTGAACCTACCACCCACGCCGATTCTCCTTCCGCTACCGTTCAGGCGTTGGAGACGGCGGCTGCCCGCCAGACACAGCCATCTGCGATGGTGACACCACCGTTGTCGACGAGAATGGCGGCCTCAGACCCCAACAGTCCGTCTGTATCGCCTGCCCTCTATCCGCAAGGCGAGGACGAGAATTTTTCCCATTTTTTTGTGGTCGATAGTTTTAATATTCATCGGCTAGTCATCGCGGGCGTGACTTGTGCCAGTAAATTCTTCTCCGATGTGTTTTATACCAATTCTCGATATGCAAAG GTTGGCGGCCTTCCGCTGGTGGAACTCAACCACCTTGAACTCCAGTTCCTCCTGTTGAACGACTTTCGCCTCGCGATCCCCGTCGAGGAGCTTGAAGCCTATGGCACGATGCTCGTGGAGTTTTACGCGCGTGAGGTTCTTAcacaacaacagcagcagcaacgacCTATGGACTCCTCGACAACCTCGACCTCCACGACGACCGATTCCTCAGATGCAATGTACATGCGATCCTCCGACAAGCCACCACGCAGCCATCCGGGCGTCGGCCAGACCCCGACTCCGCCCTAG
- a CDS encoding uncharacterized protein (ID:PFLUO_002637-T1.cds;~source:funannotate), producing MPVRSDLIALSALLLQLLPIAVAHPAPGARPSSFTWPTNWAGSDNGAVSHGANGGGGDGWNGKGWKGNGWGGQGGDNGGCGQWTGPSTTVTVTSDCPPQPTVTITITTDDNNGGFGTITKTVTSTVTSENGATTTETITDTNTVVSTITDCTATTTDITTITADASTYTITEPGPTVTTTETTTTGGATITEPGVTETETITDTVTDTITWTDYETITDTVTSTTTESLIITTTTTTTVTDSTCTNTPSPIDYGSCSDPTIRWEYGLDGSADYSYTTNNQADFPFDSTKSIGTLTSMICSRLQNPCNAPQSTLNLCYQAESAAVSNGRQGEEAARVWNDIMTGVTTP from the exons ATGCCTGTCCGTTCGGATTTGATTGCTCTTTCGGCCCTGCTGTTGCAGTTGCTACCTATCGCTGTGGCTCACCCTGCCCCCGGGGCTCGTCCCAGCTCCTTCACCTGGCCGACTAACTGGGCCGGCAGCGATAATGGAGCTGTCAGCCACGGCGCCAacggcggtggcggcgacggcTGGAATGGCAAGGGCTGGAAAGGCAATGGCTGGGGTGGACAGGGTGGTGATAATGGAGGTTGTGGCCAATGGACAGGTCCTTCCACAACAGTGACCGTGACTTCCGACTG CCCTCCGCAGCCCACCGTAACGATTACCATCACCACTGATGATAACAACGGGGGATTTGGCACCATCACCAAGACGGTTACCTCCACCGTGACTAGTGAAAATGGCGCAACTACAACAGAGACAATCACGGATACGAATACTGTCGTCTCCACGATTACCGACTGCACAGCCACAACTACGGACATAACCACGATCACGGCCGACGCATCGACATATACCATCACCGAGCCCGGGCCGACAGTAACGACCACCGAGACCACGACGACTGGCGGCGCGACCATAACCGAGCCCGGGGTCACTGAAACGGAGACCATCACCGACACGGTGACCGACACTATTACGTGGACCGACTATGAAACGATCACAGACACCGTCACCAGCACCACGACGGAGAGTCTGATCATaaccaccactaccaccacaaCAGTCACGGACTCCACCTGCACAAACACACCCAGCCCAATTGACTACGGCAGCTGCTCCGACCCGACGATCCGATGGGAGTATGGGCTGGACGGAAGCGCAGACTACTCCTATACGACGAACAACCAAGCGGACTTCCCCTTCGACAGCACCAAGTCCATCGGGACACTCACGAGCATGATCTGCAGTCGCCTGCAAAACCCATGCAATGCTCCGCAGTCGACTCTTAATCTGTGCTACCAGGCCGAAAGTGCCGCGGTCTCGAACGGTCGTCAGGGGGAGGAGGCAGCGCGCGTCTGGAATGATATCATGACTGGTGTCACGACCCCTTGA
- a CDS encoding uncharacterized protein (ID:PFLUO_002638-T1.cds;~source:funannotate) — protein sequence MSFMILQTPDPRTLREALPDFSRATHVFLPINDCRNVTQAEGGTHWSLLLISIVDRIAFHYDSLYQGNVWEADTVTRKFGVMLNQPIRFMHLNDSPQQDGGSDCGVFVCLNMRHLLMRRLLMASAHEKVSMSLGGRKVDAHAGRKEMAKIIEGFRKEGERRRSTSLSPMGKKSRSPPRVD from the exons ATGTCCTTCATGATCCTCCAAACTCCCGATCCTCGCACTCTCCGCGAAGCACTCCCCGATTTCAGCCGAGCCACCCACGtcttcctccccatcaacgACTGCCGCAACGTCACGCAAGCCGAAGGCGGCACGCATTGGTCATTACTTTTGATTTCCATTGTGGACCGAATCGCGTTCCACTACGACTCGCTGTACCAAGGAAATGTCTGGGAGGCTGACACAGTCACCCGCAAGTTCGGGGTCATGCTAAACCAGCCGATTCGGTTTATGCATCTGAACGATTCCCCCCAGCAAGATGGAGGCAGTGACTGCGGTGTGTTCGTGTGCTTGAACATGCGCCATCTGCTCATGAGGCGGTTACTCATGGCCAGCGCGCACGAGAAGGTTAGCATGAGCCTTGGAGGGCGGAAGGTCGATGCCCACGCTGGCCGTAAAGAGATGGCCAAGATTATCGAGGGTTTCCGGAAAGAAGGCGAGCGACGACGATC CACAAGCCTCAGCCCCATGGGGAAGAAATCCCGCAGTCCGCCGCGGGTGGATTGA
- a CDS encoding uncharacterized protein (ID:PFLUO_002639-T1.cds;~source:funannotate) → MSGTDIEQASGDRNRDPLFGQSPAPTHANIHNPSSSFHASPTAAAASSPSAPPPTSTYSPPPSGTFNYQTRSASANQPSVTKQQRDYPEPDEYYRQRGSSAAVPDASDATSGVNMDPTGYPGVGDKVSPSPASVLGPSRTRPSAYRTASASDSPTLGSSSTRARLPAASIARARRQTSFKDLINRFNNASDEVLPLPSATQSRETSRAASPTTSFDSPERPRAPPRRQNVRDSTHSTSTQSITSTPHSPLEPRGKQFPAPLHSGAAIPPPLFNRIPESHPRRALYGELLSINTQVQNSLSGIPSRLKRRGSDGSIASPNPAFVDNPESAIPGRSPLTPTAWYLGHTTSLEAVQPGFKSHRRAKSDLAVNTTTAPLADPWNPHMAVPAPLQQVKPGDGSSESPNSRSRIPVSANRANSAFGLESPSPTSNPPFSSRSASIPVPPKGTSRLPKPSSKDSPPRMTEDVPTSPTSFAITSRGRRDQTIGRSRTQVPERSQRLQAYIAAPPPQKSPPLRSSRRQFFSNGSPTSPRSRVGDTLSTFQRYNTVHESDPRSRPRRQIPELGNVDFETRRQRIQQAFNRTVQENERKEEAAAELRRQARAKIQKHEAAQSPTTDHTATPTTTKQPERQPQSEMTTTTVEEPAGAVGDGEKENRVPPHVSFDTSPLAPEKNARETAMDSPTLGQPHERPPAQQESHPEGTATPGSAAGSEDTHVTTFDPEPQSGLAQRAGNASHRTLFNHIMQIRESSSSDSSCDEAECSLSEADDKESIQVMLQKSTYFDSSSSTDTQEPQALLMQQAQAGDTVLNRWSLSSWSSSGPNHTAFDETCDESSDDLPLQRPSSGHTNEATTQSCSAASTRPTSAIVDESSTSPVQDHGVLGPQTLLGSSDQPWSPFLSTPPSLAKKGRWDSTRVTALYLKELTRGRSPNIPVPPVRASPEPPRSADSTNPRNDGRTDSLTDDPVLVPRMEDIPISERLTHSASLVGREDWLHASPSIMDWMQVAAEDETVTPSNDRPAFMPDIANVTDPDASHNQGAGLGLSINVQAPTSMPPEFQPAPAGGISTGNEATPVPAAMKHHSTGSSEDSSLRHVEPTPSPRAADSSVTSLVPSTEQPPRVAANKSPSPEQRRLRKRRHVIKELVDTEYTFGRDMKVVDDIYKGTSNSCLDLSADDVKILFANSEQIVQFSISFQDALKTAARSVYVMPKSQRWGSKRSAHNSSSTAEGHEEPSPIHAAKSDLEKDRSTFVGQAFVAHVTAMEKVYSDYLRNHDAANKKLQALQRNPKVAIWLKECRDWAADLTTAWDLDSLLVKPVQRILKYPLLLNELLESTPTDHPDRAALASALEEVTNISVRINEMKKRADLVGQVVGRKRKESDVRAGLSKAFGRRTEKFKQNVGLTDLFEDKEYDSLAMRFGDGYFQLQLVMRDVEEYINEIQNFMARFNEIAASMEAVVDASQSNYAELEGKWRRFKKTVWDIITTALPEHLDVIRKSVISPMVTLIKLHDGPQKVMKKRNKRLVDYAKFKAVKDRGDKPDKKMTEQGEQFMALNDTLKDELPRLYDLTAKLAETCLKNFVQIQSTWWNLVQKKIEPHVETFPDDLQKIISDWSNDYSFAEAQVLSLGICNGSSAADTVNLLNFNAPGSGLNTPSRPSNSSARPESFMDESSPKVSHDYSIPSTFFQSPQMDSGQSTRSRHRTNSSMSGRPASNSQDLRRSQVLQQVTNNPSIPSPSQGTRATVGQTESFPSLPMLSLDTPFLADILGSTPDENNPATSPAGRYSGFFSSAMPMDATDSQPAEQSSAAAAPKVLFLAASIYEFNIDRARREAGYPYLTYVAGEIFDVIGEKGELWLARNQDDSTGQVGWIWNKHFAKLSA, encoded by the exons ATGTCTGGCACCGACATCGAGCAGGCTTCTGGTGACCGGAACCGCGATCCGCTGTTTGGGCAGTCTCCCGCGCCAACTCACGCCAACATCCACAATCCCAGTTCGTCCTTTCATGCCTCAccgaccgccgccgccgcctcctccccctccgctCCTCCCCCGACCTCCACGTATTCTCCGCCACCATCGGGCACCTTCAATTACCAGACTCGTTCCGCGTCTGCGAATCAGCCCTCGGTGACGAAGCAGCAGCGAGACTACCCCGAACCCGATGAATACTATCGCCAACGTGGGTCCTCTGCGGCGGTGCCTGATGCCAGCGATGCCACAAGCGGTGTGAACATGGATCCGACCGGATATCCAGGTGTGGGCGACAAAGTGTCCCCGTCGCCAGCAAGCGTGCTGGGGCCATCGCGCACGAGGCCTTCGGCGTACCGTACCGCGTCTGCATCTGATTCGCCCACGTTGGGAAGCTCGTCCACTCGTGCCCGTCTGCCCGCCGCCTCGATCGCTAGGGCTCGCCGCCAGACTTCGTTCAAGGACCTGATCAACAGGTTTAATAACGCCTCGGACGAAGTCCTTCCACTACCCTCCGCCACTCAGTCGCGCGAGACATCGCGAGCAGCGAGCCCAACAACCAGCTTTGACAGCCCGGAACGGCCTCGTGCTCCGCCTCGGAGGCAGAACGTGCGTGATTCCACACACTCGACATCCACGCAGTCTATAACGAGCACCCCTCATTCACCTCTGGAACCACGAGGGAAACAGTTCCCAGCACCTCTTCATTCAGGCGCCGCCATTCCGCCACCTCTCTTTAACCGCATCCCAGAGtcacatcctcgtcgagcgCTGTATGGTGAGCTGTTGTCAATCAACACGCAAGTCCAGAACTCACTGTCCGGAATCCCGTCACGCCTCAAGCGTCGCGGTTCAGACGGGAGCATCGCCAGCCCGAACCCGGCATTTGTAGACAACCCCGAGTCAGCAATCCCAGGTCGGTCGCCGCTGACCCCGACTGCGTGGTATCTCGGACACACAACCTCCTTGGAAGCAGTTCAGCCAGGTTTCAAGAGCCATCGACGGGCGAAGAGTGATTTGGCGGTCAACACGACCACAGCACCCCTTGCGGACCCTTGGAATCCTCACATGGCGGTTCCAGCACCCTTGCAGCAGGTAAAGCCGGGCGATGGCTCCTCGGAGAGTCCAAATTCGAGGTCCCGCATTCCTGTCTCCGCCAACCGTGCCAACTCTGCTTTCGGCCTCGAGAGCCCCTCTCCAACCTCTAATCCACCCTTTAGCAGCCGATCTGCCTCCATTCCTGTGCCGCCAAAAGGGACGAGTCGCCTTCCTAAACCGTCCTCGAAGGATAGTCCACCCCGCATGACGGAAGATGTTCCCACATCTCCCACATCGTTTGCGATAACGTCGCGTGGCAGGCGGGACCAGACCATTGGCCGAAGCCGAACTCAGGTACCCGAACGAAGCCAGCGTCTCCAAGCTTACAttgctgcgccgccgccccaAAAGTCCCCCCCATTGCGCAGTTCCCGGCGACAGTTTTTTTCCAATGGTAGCCCGACGTCGCCACGATCGAGAGTTGGTGATACGTTATCAACCTTCCAACGATACAACACTGTCCACGAATCCGACCCGCGCTCACGTCCTCGACGACAAATACCCGAATTGGGTAACGTAGATTTTGAGACTCGCCGgcagcgcatccagcagGCCTTTAATCGGACTGTCCAGGAGAAtgagagaaaggaagaggcGGCAGCGGAGCTTCGACGTCAAGCGCGAGCAAAAATTCAGAAACACGAGGCCGCCCAGTCTCCGACGACGGACCACACGGCGACGCCTACTACTACAAAGCAACCCGAACGCCAGCCGCAAAGCGAGATGACCACTACTACTGTGGAAGAGCCGGCTGGCGccgtcggcgacggcgagaaagagaatcGCGTCCCGCCCCACGTTAGCTTCGATACATCTCCTCTAGCGCCGGAAAAGAATGCGCGCGAAACGGCAATGGATTCCCCCACGCTGGGACAGCCGCATGAACGGCCACCTGCGCAACAAGAATCACATCCTGAGGGTACCGCCACCCCCGGCTCCGCTGCGGGATCGGAAGACACTCACGTTACTACTTTTGACCCCGAGCCGCAATCCGGACTGGCCCAGCGGGCCGGCAATGCATCTCACCGGACTTTGTTTAATCATATTATGCAGATTCGCGAGTCTAGCTCAAGCGATTCGTCCTGTGACGAAGCGGAGTGCAGCCTTTCAGAAGCAGATGACAAGGAGTCGATCCAGGTCATGCTTCAGAAATCGACATACTTTGATTCCTCAAGTAGCACTGACACTCAGGAGCCTCAAGCATTGCTGATGCAACAGGCGCAGGCTGGTGACACCGTGCTCAACCGATGGAGCCTGAGCTCATGGTCTTCATCGGGACCCAACCATACAGCCTTTGATGAGACGTGTGACGAGAGCAGCGATGATCTTCCCTTGCAAAGGCCTTCATCTGGGCACACGAATGAGGCGACCACTCAGTCGTGTTCAGCCGCGTCGACGCGCCCGACATCCGCCATAGTTGACGAGTCCTCTACTTCTCCAGTCCAGGACCATGGCGTGCTGGGCCCTCAGACTCTCTTGGGGTCGTCAGATCAGCCATGGTCGCCCTTCTTGTCAACTCCTCCGAGCTTGGCCAAGAAGGGAAGATGGGACTCGACGCGGGTGACTGCACTCTATCTGAAGGAGTTgactcgaggaagaagccccAATATCCCCGTTCCACCAGTCCGAGCATCCCCAGAGCCTCCTCGCTCGGCTGATTCTACTAACCCACGCAACGATGGGCGAACCGACAGTCTTACGGACGATCCAGTTCTCGTTCCACGAATGGAAGACATCCCGATATCAGAACGGCTCACGCATAGTGCAAGTCTCGTCGGGCGAGAGGATTGGCTGCATGCCTCGCCTTCTATTATGGATTGGATGCAGGtcgccgccgaagatgaaacTGTCACCCCTTCTAATGACCGGCCTGCATTCATGCCGGATATTGCGAATGTAACCGATCCAGATGCTTCTCACAACCAGGGAGCAGGCCTCGGCTTATCTATCAATGTCCAAGCTCCTACCTCAATGCCTCCTGAGTTCCAACCAGCGCCTGCTGGTGGCATTTCGACCGGAAATGAAGCTACTCCTGTTCCTGCCGCTATGAAGCATCACAGCACTGGAAGCAGCGAGGATTCTTCACTTCGACATGTGGAACCTACTCCATCCCCACGGGCAGCTGACTCTTCTGTCACCTCCCTGGTACCGTCCACTGAACAACCTCCGCGAGTTGCGGCCAACAagtctccttctcccgaACAGCGGCGCCTTCGAAAACGACGTCATGTTATTAAAGAGCTTGTCGATACAGAGTACACCTTCGGTCGAGACATGAAAGTCGTGGATGACATCTACAAAGGGACCTCGAATTCTTGTTTGGATCTCTCTGCAGATGATGTGAAGATTCTTTTCGCGAACTCCGAACAGATTGTGCAATTTTCTATCAGCTTCCAGGATGCTCTCAAGACGGCTGCGCGAAGCGTATACGTGATGCCAAAGTCGCAGCGGTGGGGCAGCAAACGCAGCGCCCACAACAGCTCGTCAACTGCCGAAGGCCATGAAGAACCGTCACCCATACACGCCGCCAAATCGGATCTCGAGAAGGACCGCTCAACCTTCGTCGGCCAGGCTTTCGTAGCCCATGTGACCGCGATGGAGAAAGTCTATTCTGACTATCTCAGGAATCATGATGCTGCCAACAAGAAGTTACAGGCTCTGCAGCGTAACCCGAAGGTAGCCATCTGGTTGAAGGAGTGCCGAGACTGGGCAGCCGATCTCACGACCGCCTGGGATTTGGACTCGCTGCTAGTGAAACCTGTTCAGCGAATCTTGAAGTATCCTCTTCTGTTGAACGAGCTTCTCGAATCAACACCCACCGACCATCCGGACCGGGCTGCTCTTGCCAGTGCTCTGGAGGAAGTCACGAACATTTCTGTGCGCATTAATGAAATGAAGAAGCGAGCAGACCTTGTCGGGCAAGTCGTTGGCCGGAAGCGCAAGGAGTCCGATGTCCGTGCAGGCTTGTCGAAGGCCTTTGGTCGTCGTACCGAGAAGTTCAAGCAAAACGTCGGTCTTACGGATCTGTTTGAAGACAAAGAATATGATTCTTTGGCGATGAGGTTCGGCGACGGGTATTTCCAGCTGCAATTGGTCATGCGCGACGTGGAGGAGTACATTAATGAGATCCAAAATTTCATGGCTCGTTTCAACGAAATCGCTGCCTCGATGGAAGCGGTTGTCGATGCGTCCCAGTCCAATTACGCGGAGCTGGAAGGCAAATGGCGTCGTTTCAAGAAGACGGTGTGGGatatcatcaccaccgccctgCCAGAACAT CTCGACGTTATCCGAAAGAGTGTTATCTCTCCGATGGTGACACTCATCAAGCTGCACGATGGGCCCCAAAAGGTCATGAAGAAACGGAACAAGCGTCTCGTTGACTACGCAAAATTCAAGGCCGTCAAGGACCGCGGCGATAAACCCGATAAGAAGATGACGGAACAAGGGGAGCAGTTTATGGCCTTGAATGACACCCTCAAGGACGAGCTCCCCAGGCTCTACGATCTGACGGCCAAGTTGGCAGAAACCTGCTTGAAGAACTTCGTCCAGATTCAGAGCACGTGGTGGAATTTGGTGCAGAAGAAAATCGAACCTCATGTCGAGACGTTCCCTGATGATCTCCAAAAGATTATTAGTGACTGGTCCAATGACTATTCTTTCGCAGAGGCCCAAGTCCTCTCGCTTGGCATCTGCAACGGGTCTTCGGCAGCCGACACAGTCAATCTGCTCAATTTCAACGCGCCCGGGTCAGGTCTGAATACGCCAAGTCGACCTTCCAACAGCTCTGCTCGTCCGGAATCTTTTATGGATGAGTCCTCCCCCAAGGTTTCGCATGATTACAGTATCCCAAGCACGTTCTTCCAGTCCCCTCAAATGGACAGCGGTCAGTCGACCAGGAGCCGTCATCGGACCAATTCTTCCATGTCTGGTCGGCCTGCTTCCAATAGTCAAGACCTGCGCCGGAGTCAAGTGCTGCAGCAGGTCACCAATAATCCCTCTATTCCAAGCCCCTCCCAGGGCACCAGAGCGACTGTTGGACAGACCGAGTCTTTCCCCAGTCTGCCAATGCTGAGTCTGGACACACCTTTCCTTGCCGATATCCTCGGCAGCACGCCCGATGAAAATAATCCGGCAACCTCTCCTGCCGGCCGCTACTCGGGCTTTTTCTCCTCCGCCATGCCCATGGACGCTACTGACTCGCAGCCTGCCGAGCAAAGCAGCGCTGCCGCAGCACCGAAGGTGTTGTTCCTGGCGGCTAGCATCTACGAGTTCAATATCGACCGCGCCCGCCGCGAGGCTGGGTACCCCTACCTCACCTACGTTGCCGGAGAGATCTTCGACGTTATCGGCGAGAAGGGTGAGCTCTGGCTCGCTCGCAACCAGGACGATTCCACCGGGCAAGTGGGATGGATCTGGAATAAACATTTCGCCAAGTTGTCGGCATAG